In Calliopsis andreniformis isolate RMS-2024a chromosome 6, iyCalAndr_principal, whole genome shotgun sequence, a single genomic region encodes these proteins:
- the LOC143180602 gene encoding epoxide hydrolase 4, which produces MMRNEKIIQVPMWEIINLHFLSFIYGLSLIVKRFLQWAWDPKKFFMMQQRDKPPPCLVDNHLGTHSYVKIKGVKFHYVEAGDRDKPLVLLLHGFPDCWLSWREQILCLAEHYRVVAIDLKGFGDSDKPSTTRSYKIEILIEELRQFILTFGVKQCSIIGHDLGGLLGWYLVALHDDMIYKFVAISSPHPNFYWNRTPGDSAFDLKWMHFSRLPFLPEIDALKEDLSIINDAFQHLQLDQANRKKDYVEAYKYAFSRKVDWTGAINYYRNLPFIRLNTDSSEQIHVKTLLIIGNMDPLVTIEDIVQSSEYVEKFNVKVIQEAQHFPHQQKSDLVNKAILKFLMGTTNNVEKKPQPKSIMSSWLGSLSNTVKYGNYVFDTVHKKTSGVANVIPSKILYLGETAN; this is translated from the exons ATGATGAGAAATGAGAAGATCATTCAAGTGCCGATGTGGGAAATAATTAATTTACATTTCCTCTCTTTCATCTACGGTCTAAGTCTAATAGTGAAACGATTTCTGCAATGGGCTTGGGATCCAAAGAAGTTCTTTATGATGCAACAGCGAGACAAACCGCCCCCATGTCTAGTAGACAACCACTTGGGAACGCATTCTTATGTAAAAATTAAG ggtGTAAAATTTCATTATGTGGAAGCAGGAGATAGGGATAAACCATTGGTATTACTTTTACATGGATTTCCTGATTGCTGGTTGTCCTGGAGAGAGCAAATACTATGTCTTGCTGAACACTATAG GGTAGTAGCAATAGATTTAAAGGGATTTGGTGATAGTGATAAGCCATCAACTACACGTTCTTACAAAATTGAGATCTTAATTGAAGAGTTGAGACAATTTATTTTAACTTTTGGAGTAAAACAGTGCAGTATAATTGGTCATGATCTTGGAGGACTCTTGGGATGGTATCTGGTTGCTTTACACGATGATATGATTTATAAATTTGTTGCAATTTCTAGTCCACATCCTAATTTTTATTGGAATAGGACACCTGGAGATTCTGCATTTGATTTAAA GTGGATGCATTTTAGTAGATTACCTTTTCTTCCTGAAATTGATGCCCTTAAGGAAGATTTATCTATCATAAATGATGCATTTCAGCACCTTCAATTAGATCAAGCAAATAGAAAGAAGGATTATGTAGAGGCATACAAATATGCATTTAGTAGAAAAG TGGATTGGACAGGTGCAATCAACTATTATAGAAATCTTCCTTTCATAAGACTAAATACAGATTCTTCTGAACAGATCCATGTTAAAACTCTACTCATAATTGGAAATATGGATCCACTTGTAACAATAGAGGATATTGTGCAAAGCTCTGAATATGTAGAAAAATTTAATGTGAAAGTGATTCAAGAAGCACAACACTTTCCACATCAGCAAAAATCTGATCTAGTGAATAAagcaattttgaaatttttaatgg GTACAACAAATAATGTAGAAAAGAAACCACAACCAAAAAGTATCATGTCTTCTTGGTTGGGGTCTTTAAGCAATACTGTAAAATATGGAAATTATGTATTTGATACTGTTCATAAGAAAACTAGTGGGGTGGCAAATGTTATACCTAGTAAAATACTTTACCTGGGAGAAACTGCAAATTAG